A single Phoenix dactylifera cultivar Barhee BC4 chromosome 1, palm_55x_up_171113_PBpolish2nd_filt_p, whole genome shotgun sequence DNA region contains:
- the LOC103712846 gene encoding heterogeneous nuclear ribonucleoprotein 1 has product MAARSKEHDGASPAKIFVGGLPKDTSLTTFKEHFGQYGDIDDIVIMKDRNTHKPRGFGFVTFRDPSVVDKVIGETQIINGKQVEIKRTIPKGAAPLKDFKTKKIFAGGIPTTLTEDEFKDFFSKFGKVIDHEIIRDHTTNRSRGFGFIVFDNEKTVDELLAKKGNMIDLAGSQVEIKKAEPKKPSNPPPSAYGSESRDRPFGDDLGFGSSYSGFGTGMFGPSSYRTPGGLGPRPGGFGGYGGVASEFGGGYSGYGGGLGDYRAESSLGYSSRLGSYGGYGGGYGGSGLGGYGREAGGYGGSGYGGGYGSPGSAYGSGLYGSRGGYGGAGRYHPYAR; this is encoded by the exons ATGGCCGCGAGGTCCAAGGAGCACGACGGAGCGAGCCCAGC GAAGATCTTTGTTGGAGGGCTTCCCAAGGATACGAGCCTCA CAACATTCAAGGAGCATTTTGGCCAGTATGGCGACATAGATGATATTGTGATAATGAAAGACAGGAACACACACAAGCCAAGAGGTTTTGGATTTGTTACCTTTCGTGATCCTTCTGTTGTTGACAAAGTCATCGGGGAAACTCAGATTATCAATGGAAAACAA GTTGAAATTAAAAGGACTATCCCAAAAGGTGCTGCTCCATTAAAAGATTTTAAAACAAAGAAGATATTTGCTGGTGGGATACCGACAACTTTGACAGAAG ATGAATTCAAGGACTTCTTTTCCAAGTTTGGGAAGGTGATAGATCATGAGATTATACGTGACCACACAACCAATAGATCTCGAGGCTTTGGTTTTATAGTCTTTGACAACGAAAAAACTGTAGATGAACTGTTAGCCAAAAAGGGCAATATGATTGATCTAGCTGGTAGTCAG GtggagatcaagaaggctgaaCCGAAGAAGCCCTCTAACCCACCACCTTCTGCTTATGGTAGTGAATCTAGGGATCGTCCTTTTGGTGATGATCTTGGATTTGGCAGCTCGTATAGTGGTTTTGGCACTGGTATGTTTGGTCCTTCCTCCTATAGGACACCTGGAGGTCTTGGCCCTAGGCCTGGGGGATTTGGTGGCTATGGAGGTGTTGCTAGTGAATTTGGTGGTGGATATAGTGGTTATGGTGGTGGCTTAGGGGATTACCGGGCAGAATCTTCTCTTGGTTATTCTAGTCGCCTGGGTTCATATGGAGGATATGGCGGGGGATACGGTGGAAGTGGGTTAGGTGGCTATGGACGTGAAGCTGGGGGATATGGTGGATCTGGCTATGGAGGCGGTTATGGTTCCCCAGGTTCTGCTTATGGCTCAGGACTTTATGGCAGTAGGGGAGGCTATGGTGGTGCTGGTCGTTATCACCCATATGCAAGATAG